A part of Pelecanus crispus isolate bPelCri1 chromosome 22, bPelCri1.pri, whole genome shotgun sequence genomic DNA contains:
- the DAP3 gene encoding small ribosomal subunit protein mS29 isoform X3 yields MLRSLKRLVYHPLKLDHGYALHTAAKDCLSSVISQDVQTSAEIPRAVFYTSENDPANHTDLHEGRHYSIPLEEVKAVFPHGLPYRFQQQIKTFNEACLMVRKPALELFTYLKSSNFAHPAVRYVIYGERGTGKTMTLCHVVHYCARQGWLVLHIPDAHLWVKNCRELMQSSYNKGRLDQPLQASFWLKNFKTSNERFLKEIKTQKKYVWGKRESTEEGRPLGEVVEQVSPEELTLVYNLRKMMMNDWNGGAIVTTLSQTGSLFKPSSAYLPQELLGKVSPGLSPPFTLGDKQKSWFGSCIQFRVADFASAISASSVSFEVTLLEPVRSQAGPSPRQLPLQGRGAAAGRGVFPKVGLFTRCSVRQYTHGAEVFYLIHFCAEMGARQ; encoded by the exons atgctgagaaGTCTGAAAAGACTTGTCTACCATCCTCTAAAG TTGGACCATGGGTATGCCCTCCATACGGCAGCCAAGGATTGCTTAAGTTCCGTTATCAGCCAGGATGTCCAAACATCGGCAGAAATACCAAGAGCAGTTTTCTATACCAGCGAGAATGACCCG GCCAACCACACAGACCTCCACGAGGGTCGCCATTATAGCATTCCACTTGAGGAGGTGAAAGCTGTGTTTCCACATGGACTGCCCTATCGCTTCCAGCAGCAG ATTAAGACCTTCAATGAAGCCTGCCTGATGGTGCGTAAACCAGCTCTAGAACTTTTCACTTACCTGAAAAGCTCCAACTTTGCACACCCAGCTGTCAGATATGTGATCT ATGGTGAGAGAGGAACGGGGAAAACCATGACTCTCTGTCACGTGGTTCACTACTGCGCAAGGCAAGGCTGGCTGGTGCTGCACATCCCAGATG CTCATCTCTGGGTGAAAAACTGCAGGGAGCTTATGCAGTCTTCCTATAACAAAGGACGGCTTGATCAGCCTTTGCAAGCATCTTTCTGGCTCAAGAACTTCAAAACCTCAAATGAGCGCTTCCTAAAAGAG ataaaaacacaaaaaaaatatgtgtgGGGCAAACGAGAAAGCACGGAGGAGGGCAGACCATTGGGTGAAGTGGTGGAGCAG GTTTCTCCAGAGGAGCTAACGCTTGTGTACAACCTaaggaagatgatgatgaatGATTGG AACGGAGGTGCTATTGTGACAACCCTCAGCCAGACCGGCTCTCTCTTCAAACCCAGTTCTGCCTATttgccccaggagctgctggggaaggtgaGTCCTGGCCTCTCCCCCCCCTTCACACTGGGAGACAAACAGAAATCCTGGTTTGGGAGCTGCATTCAGTTCAGGGTGGCAGACTTTGCTTCAGCCATCTCTGCATCTTCAGTCTCCTTTGAAGTAACTCTGCTTGAGCCTGTACGCAGCCAAGCTGGGCCCTCTCCCAGACAACTCCCGCTGCAAGGACGGGGCGCTGCAGCTGGCCGCGGCGTTTTCCCAAAAGTGGGATTGTTCACCCGGTGTTCAGTACGCCAATATACACATGGAGCAgaggtattttatttaattcatttctgcgcagagatgggtgctaggcAGTGA
- the DAP3 gene encoding small ribosomal subunit protein mS29 isoform X2 → MLRSLKRLVYHPLKLDHGYALHTAAKDCLSSVISQDVQTSAEIPRAVFYTSENDPANHTDLHEGRHYSIPLEEVKAVFPHGLPYRFQQQIKTFNEACLMVRKPALELFTYLKSSNFAHPAVRYVIYGERGTGKTMTLCHVVHYCARQGWLVLHIPDAHLWVKNCRELMQSSYNKGRLDQPLQASFWLKNFKTSNERFLKEIKTQKKYVWGKRESTEEGRPLGEVVEQGLARVRNASDAVGVVLKEIKQQCHLGSFRLLVAVDGVNALWGRTTLKKEDKSPVSPEELTLVYNLRKMMMNDWNGGAIVTTLSQTGSLFKPSSAYLPQELLGKEGFDALDPFVPVPVPNYSPREFESCYRYYLDRKWLQHEKARTEDGKEELRFLSGSNPRQLERLAGPL, encoded by the exons atgctgagaaGTCTGAAAAGACTTGTCTACCATCCTCTAAAG TTGGACCATGGGTATGCCCTCCATACGGCAGCCAAGGATTGCTTAAGTTCCGTTATCAGCCAGGATGTCCAAACATCGGCAGAAATACCAAGAGCAGTTTTCTATACCAGCGAGAATGACCCG GCCAACCACACAGACCTCCACGAGGGTCGCCATTATAGCATTCCACTTGAGGAGGTGAAAGCTGTGTTTCCACATGGACTGCCCTATCGCTTCCAGCAGCAG ATTAAGACCTTCAATGAAGCCTGCCTGATGGTGCGTAAACCAGCTCTAGAACTTTTCACTTACCTGAAAAGCTCCAACTTTGCACACCCAGCTGTCAGATATGTGATCT ATGGTGAGAGAGGAACGGGGAAAACCATGACTCTCTGTCACGTGGTTCACTACTGCGCAAGGCAAGGCTGGCTGGTGCTGCACATCCCAGATG CTCATCTCTGGGTGAAAAACTGCAGGGAGCTTATGCAGTCTTCCTATAACAAAGGACGGCTTGATCAGCCTTTGCAAGCATCTTTCTGGCTCAAGAACTTCAAAACCTCAAATGAGCGCTTCCTAAAAGAG ataaaaacacaaaaaaaatatgtgtgGGGCAAACGAGAAAGCACGGAGGAGGGCAGACCATTGGGTGAAGTGGTGGAGCAG GGTTTGGCTCGCGTGAGAAATGCCAGTGATGCTGTAGGGGTTGTGCTGAAAGAGATAAAGCAGCAATGTCATCTCGGCTCATTCCGACTTCTTGTGGCAGTGGACGGCGTCAATGCACTCTGGGGAAGGACTACGttaaagaaggaagacaaaagccCC GTTTCTCCAGAGGAGCTAACGCTTGTGTACAACCTaaggaagatgatgatgaatGATTGG AACGGAGGTGCTATTGTGACAACCCTCAGCCAGACCGGCTCTCTCTTCAAACCCAGTTCTGCCTATttgccccaggagctgctggggaag GAGGGCTTCGACGCGCTGGACCCCTTCGTCCCGGTGCCAGTCCCCAACTACAGCCCGCGGGAGTTCGAGAGCTGCTACCGCTACTACCTGGACCGCAAGTGGCTGCAGCACGAGAAAG CGCGCACGGAGGACGGCAAGGAGGAGCTGCGGTTCCTGAGCGGCTCCAACCCGCGGCAGCTGGAGCGGCTGGCGGGGCCCCTGTAG
- the DAP3 gene encoding small ribosomal subunit protein mS29 isoform X1, with amino-acid sequence MLRSLKRLVYHPLKLDHGYALHTAAKDCLSSVISQDVQTSAEIPRAVFYTSENDPANHTDLHEGRHYSIPLEEVKAVFPHGLPYRFQQQIKTFNEACLMVRKPALELFTYLKSSNFAHPAVRYVIYGERGTGKTMTLCHVVHYCARQGWLVLHIPDAHLWVKNCRELMQSSYNKGRLDQPLQASFWLKNFKTSNERFLKEIKTQKKYVWGKRESTEEGRPLGEVVEQGLARVRNASDAVGVVLKEIKQQCHLGSFRLLVAVDGVNALWGRTTLKKEDKSPVSPEELTLVYNLRKMMMNDWNGGAIVTTLSQTGSLFKPSSAYLPQELLGKVSPGLSPPFTLGDKQKSWFGSCIQFRVADFASAISASSVSFEVTLLEPVRSQAGPSPRQLPLQGRGAAAGRGVFPKVGLFTRCSVRQYTHGAEVFYLIHFCAEMGARQ; translated from the exons atgctgagaaGTCTGAAAAGACTTGTCTACCATCCTCTAAAG TTGGACCATGGGTATGCCCTCCATACGGCAGCCAAGGATTGCTTAAGTTCCGTTATCAGCCAGGATGTCCAAACATCGGCAGAAATACCAAGAGCAGTTTTCTATACCAGCGAGAATGACCCG GCCAACCACACAGACCTCCACGAGGGTCGCCATTATAGCATTCCACTTGAGGAGGTGAAAGCTGTGTTTCCACATGGACTGCCCTATCGCTTCCAGCAGCAG ATTAAGACCTTCAATGAAGCCTGCCTGATGGTGCGTAAACCAGCTCTAGAACTTTTCACTTACCTGAAAAGCTCCAACTTTGCACACCCAGCTGTCAGATATGTGATCT ATGGTGAGAGAGGAACGGGGAAAACCATGACTCTCTGTCACGTGGTTCACTACTGCGCAAGGCAAGGCTGGCTGGTGCTGCACATCCCAGATG CTCATCTCTGGGTGAAAAACTGCAGGGAGCTTATGCAGTCTTCCTATAACAAAGGACGGCTTGATCAGCCTTTGCAAGCATCTTTCTGGCTCAAGAACTTCAAAACCTCAAATGAGCGCTTCCTAAAAGAG ataaaaacacaaaaaaaatatgtgtgGGGCAAACGAGAAAGCACGGAGGAGGGCAGACCATTGGGTGAAGTGGTGGAGCAG GGTTTGGCTCGCGTGAGAAATGCCAGTGATGCTGTAGGGGTTGTGCTGAAAGAGATAAAGCAGCAATGTCATCTCGGCTCATTCCGACTTCTTGTGGCAGTGGACGGCGTCAATGCACTCTGGGGAAGGACTACGttaaagaaggaagacaaaagccCC GTTTCTCCAGAGGAGCTAACGCTTGTGTACAACCTaaggaagatgatgatgaatGATTGG AACGGAGGTGCTATTGTGACAACCCTCAGCCAGACCGGCTCTCTCTTCAAACCCAGTTCTGCCTATttgccccaggagctgctggggaaggtgaGTCCTGGCCTCTCCCCCCCCTTCACACTGGGAGACAAACAGAAATCCTGGTTTGGGAGCTGCATTCAGTTCAGGGTGGCAGACTTTGCTTCAGCCATCTCTGCATCTTCAGTCTCCTTTGAAGTAACTCTGCTTGAGCCTGTACGCAGCCAAGCTGGGCCCTCTCCCAGACAACTCCCGCTGCAAGGACGGGGCGCTGCAGCTGGCCGCGGCGTTTTCCCAAAAGTGGGATTGTTCACCCGGTGTTCAGTACGCCAATATACACATGGAGCAgaggtattttatttaattcatttctgcgcagagatgggtgctaggcAGTGA
- the MSTO1 gene encoding protein misato homolog 1 produces the protein MPGEAVTLQLGQFAGCVGAHWWGLQAAALRSPAEAAELRASALLRSGRAAGGREALTPRLVALELKGGVGTLRPGRASPEAPVAWDGEVATYLEPASAGGSAPRDAGHRTEDASSDRKGSSSTSSQGTSPATSRLTVSQEVYSGGSVQVWSDYLNVDLHPKSIYVIHQYMHDGECGCLEAFGQGESLLQDPGCIEELEDRLHFYVEECDYLQGFQVLCDLHNGFSGVGAKVTELLCDEYSGKGILTWGLTPVTSDVGDSQKNFYRLMNTALGIVRLSSHSSLFCPLSLSGSLGIKPQPPVTFPYINYDASLNYHSGAILAAALDTFTAPYRLCSSQGSMMHLAETLTVSGRKVVAAWASVPFPALRGYSLPDTLCAYQQDVPWKLLSSCREQKVSCCFAQSVVLRGICKENQISSYPGKQLASPLHAYESTEQILQYYLHTVFPGAFSTSHVLEQPCHTLPPYPQFFSPLLTRQGFLLDEPPSYSSAAVESIPVLAALQSSPVLRTLLYSLYKDLQKLNTRRWACFFSAGVEEDDFREALEELRTLSQCYETGFEADESEDEADSD, from the exons ATGCCGGGGGAGGCGGTGACGCTGCAGCTGGGGCAGTTCGCGGGCTGCGTGGGCGCCCACTGGTGGGGGCTGCAg GCCGCCGCGCTGCGCAGCCCCGCCGAGGCCGCCGAGCTCCGGGCCTCCGCGCTGCTCcggagcgggcgggcggcgggcgggcgggaggcgcTCACACCGCGGCTGGTGGCGCTGGAGCTGAAag GTGGTGTGGGTACTCTGAGGCCTGGCAGGGCGAGCCCGGAGGCACCGGTGGCCTG GGACGGGGAGGTGGCCACCTACCTGGAGCCCGCATCGGCTGGGGGCTCTGCGCCGCGGGACGCTGGGCACCGGACG GAAGATGCTTCCTCTGACAGAAAGGGAAGTTCCAGCACATCTTCTCAAG GCACATCTCCTGCCACTTCACGACTCACTGTTTCCCAGGAAGTTTACTCGGGTGGCAGCGTGCAGGTCTGGTCCGATTACCTCAACGTGGACTTGCATCCCAAGAGCATCTACGTCATCCATCAGTACATGCACGATGG ggAGTGTGGTTGTCTAGAAGCCTTTGGACAAGGTGAAAGTCTTCTGCAGGATCCTGGCTGCATAGAGGAGCTGGAAGATCGGTTGCACTTCTATGTTGAAGAGTGCGATTACCTGCAG GGATTTCAAGTCCTCTGTGACCTACACAATGGATTCTCTGGAGTTGGTGCCAAGGTGACAGAACTGCTCTGTGATGAGTATTCAGGAAAAGGAATCCTGACCTGGGGCTTGACTCCAGTCACGAGTGATGTGGGA GATTCTCAGAAGAATTTTTACAGACTGATGAACACAGCCCTAGGAATCGTCCGCCTCTCCAGTCACAGCTCGCTCTTTTGCCCCCTGTCGCTCAGTGGGAGTTTAGGAATCAAGCCACAACCTCCCGTTACATTTCCGTACATAAACTACGAC GCATCACTTAACTACCACAGTGGCGCAATTTTGGCAGCAGCGCTCGATACCTTTACTGCTCCTTACCGGCTCTGTTCCTCTCAGGGCTCTATGATGCACCTTGCTGAAACACTCACCGTCTCTGGGAGAAAG GTTGTGGCTGCGTGGGCTTCTGTTCCCTTTCCTGCCCTACGTGGCTACTCGCTCCCTGATACTTTATGTGCCTACCAGCAGGACGTGCCTTGGAAGCTTCTGTCTTCGTGTAGGGAGCAAAAGGTCAGCTGCTGTTTTGCTCAGTCTGTTGTGCTGCGAggaatttgcaaagaaaatcaaatcag cagCTATCCAGGAAAGCAGCTTGCTTCTCCACTCCATGCTTATGAAAGCACCGAGCAGATTCTGCAGTATTACCTACACACTGTGTTTCCTGGGGCATTCAG CACATCCCACGTGCTTGAGCAGCCATGTCATACCCTACCTCCGTACCCCCagttcttttctcctcttctgacGAGACAAGGCTTCCTCCTGGATGAACCTCCCAGTTATTCCTCAGCAG ctgtTGAAAGCATCCCTGTACTAGCAGCCCTGCAGTCTTCACCGGTTCTGCGCACGCTCCTCTACAGCTTATACAAGGATCTACAGAAGTTGAACACGCGGCGGTGGGCCTGCTTCTTCTCTGCCGGAGTTGAAGAGGATGACTTCCGGGAGGCCTTAGAGGAGCTAAGGACTCTGTCACAGTGCTACGAAACGGGGTTTGAAGCAGATGAATCTGAAGATGAAGCAGATTCAGACTAA